A genome region from Setaria italica strain Yugu1 chromosome III, Setaria_italica_v2.0, whole genome shotgun sequence includes the following:
- the LOC101786947 gene encoding ADP-ribosylation factor 2, which translates to MGLTFTKLFSRLFAKKEMRILMVGLDAAGKTTILYKLKLGEIVTTIPTIGFNVETVEYKNISFTVWDVGGQDKIRPLWRHYFQNTQGLIFVVDSNDRERVVEARDELHRMLNEDELRDAVLLVFANKQDLPNAMNAAEITDKLGLHSLRQRHWYIQSTCATSGEGLYEGLDWLSNNIANKA; encoded by the exons ATGGGGCTCACGTTCACTAAGCTGTTCAGCCGCCTCTTCGCCAAGAAGGAGATGAGGATCCTCATGGTTGGTCTCGACGCGGCCGGTAAGACCACCATCCTCTACAAGCTCAAGCTTGGCGAGATCGTCACCACCATCCCCACCATAG GATTTAATGTCGAAACTGTTGAATACAAGAACATTAGCTTCACTGTTTGGGATGTCGGTGGTCAGGACAAG ATCCGGCCCTTGTGGAGGCACTACTTCCAGAACACCCAGGGCCTCATTTTTGTCGTGGACAGCAATGACAGAGAGCGTGTTGTTGAGGCCAGAGATGAGCTCCATAGGATGCTGAACGAG GACGAGCTTCGTGATGCTGTGCTTCTGGTGTTTGCAAACAAACAAGATCTTCCCAATGCCATGAATGCTGCTGAAATCACCGACAAGCTTGGCCTTCACTCCCTGCGCCAGCGGCATTG GTACATCCAGAGCACATGTGCTACCTCTGGTGAGGGTTTGTACGAGGGGCTTGACTGGCTTTCCAACAACATTGCCAACAAG GCTTGA
- the LOC101752807 gene encoding non-specific lipid transfer protein GPI-anchored 2-like isoform X2, with translation MAGTAHRQRPWAAAALVVAVAVAALLLASPGGAQPLAPSPAASASASAPGPAGGIDSSCMNSLLNMSDCLTYVTKGSAARRPDAPCCPELAGMVDSNPVCLCELLSGAADSYGIAVDYARALALPGICRVATPPVSTCTGASPMASPPPSTSHAARRFSAGGHLAALAVLPLAAAAAAVSGML, from the exons ATGGCGGGGACGGCGCATCGTCAGCGGCcgtgggcagcggcggcgctcgtggtggcggtggcggtggcggcgctgctgctggcgtcgccgggcggcgcgcagccgctggcgccctcgccggcggcgtcggcgtcggcgtcggcgccggggccggcgggcgggatCGACTCGTCGTGCATGAACTCGCTGCTCAACATGTCGGACTGCCTGACGTACGTGACCAAggggagcgcggcgcggcggccggacgCGCCGTGCTGCCCGGAGCTGGCGGGGATGGTGGACTCCAACCCGGTCTGCCTCTGCGAGCTCctctccggcgccgccgactCCTACGGCATCGCCGTCGACTacgcccgcgcgctcgcgctCCCGGGGATCTGCCGCGTCGCCACCCCGCCCGTCTCCACCTGCACAG GGGCATCGCCgatggcctcgccgccgccgtcgaccagCCACGCGGCGCGGCGCTtctccgccggcggccacctcgCCGCCCTCGCGGTGctgccgctggccgccgccgccgccgccgtcagcggGATGCTCTAG
- the LOC101752807 gene encoding non-specific lipid transfer protein GPI-anchored 2-like isoform X1, whose product MAGTAHRQRPWAAAALVVAVAVAALLLASPGGAQPLAPSPAASASASAPGPAGGIDSSCMNSLLNMSDCLTYVTKGSAARRPDAPCCPELAGMVDSNPVCLCELLSGAADSYGIAVDYARALALPGICRVATPPVSTCTAMGFHVRVGPAAAPVPGSPSPMSGMAPSGEGPQFPGASPMASPPPSTSHAARRFSAGGHLAALAVLPLAAAAAAVSGML is encoded by the exons ATGGCGGGGACGGCGCATCGTCAGCGGCcgtgggcagcggcggcgctcgtggtggcggtggcggtggcggcgctgctgctggcgtcgccgggcggcgcgcagccgctggcgccctcgccggcggcgtcggcgtcggcgtcggcgccggggccggcgggcgggatCGACTCGTCGTGCATGAACTCGCTGCTCAACATGTCGGACTGCCTGACGTACGTGACCAAggggagcgcggcgcggcggccggacgCGCCGTGCTGCCCGGAGCTGGCGGGGATGGTGGACTCCAACCCGGTCTGCCTCTGCGAGCTCctctccggcgccgccgactCCTACGGCATCGCCGTCGACTacgcccgcgcgctcgcgctCCCGGGGATCTGCCGCGTCGCCACCCCGCCCGTCTCCACCTGCACAG CCATGGGGTTTCACGTCCGCGTGGGCCCAGCCGCAGCGCCCGTGCCAGGGTCTCCGTCGCCCATGTCAGGCATGGCTCCCTCCGGGGAGGGCCCGCAGTTCCCAG GGGCATCGCCgatggcctcgccgccgccgtcgaccagCCACGCGGCGCGGCGCTtctccgccggcggccacctcgCCGCCCTCGCGGTGctgccgctggccgccgccgccgccgccgtcagcggGATGCTCTAG
- the LOC101753630 gene encoding type I inositol polyphosphate 5-phosphatase 10, with translation MAFPDDGKMKGCQPKLFGTKDKKAAKRTDRASCSTAKCGSSNSKSPSSSPFRKLSEVRSIRISHFLSHSANATKYEHIRIFVSTWNVGGKAPTAELKLDDFLPADDHSDIYVLGFQEIVPLNAGNVLVIEDNEPAARWLALINRVLNRQVDTDADIFQHKPSPSLDSTSSQSTPGLDASFSNRSRTASGSVIFQKSLKSIRKSYMPSRRKQLKFCNCPVEMAKKSYKDACFRCPQAYANEMDSSEEDELDDKLNNIFGLNDDGVTSSATASRDQLKYNLISCKQMVGIFVTVWAKKELVQHIGHLRTSCVGRGIMGYLGNKGCISVSMTLYQTSFCFICSHLASGEKEGDELRRNLDVLEILRLTQFRRICRRAGRRIPEKILDHDRAIWLGDLNYRISLSYEDTKKLLTENNWDALFEKDQLNIQRASGRAFKGWSEEKIYFAPTYKYSCNSDSYAGEAATSKKKRRTPAWCDRILWHGDGISQLSYFRGESKFSDHRPVCGTFILEVEMLDGKSKRRSSNTNIRIGAEELLPTSKHNKGVTDLSVAMASSPCKRSRPPALARLLLLFLLALLAGRGGAAGGGGKGSSVYPAAVVYPHHSRQISWKPRVFLYQHFLSDDEANHLISLARAKLKRSVVADNLSGKSTLSEVRTSSGTFLRKGQDPIVAGIEDKIAAWTFLPKENGEDIQVLRYKRGEKYEPHYDYFSDNVHTVRGGHRYATVLLYLTDVAAGGETVFPLAEEFDNGKDATLSECAQKGIAVKPRKGDALLFFNLKPDGTTDTVSGHGGCPVIKGEKWSATKWIRVASFDKVHHRQGNCTDENESCEKWAALGECIKNPEYMVGTAVLPGYCRRSCNVC, from the exons ATGGCTTTCCCAGATGATGGAAAGATGAAG GGCTGTCAGCCAAAGCTTTTTGGGACAAAAGATAAGAAAGCCGCAAAGAGGACAGACCGGGCAAGCTGCTCCACAG CTAAGTGTGGATCAAGCAACTCGAAGTCACCATCTTCGTCCCCCTTCCGGAAACTTTCAG AAGTTAGGAGCATACGGATCAGCCATTTTCTAAGCCACTCTGCAAACGCTACAAAATACGAACATATCAG GATATTTGTTTCCACATGGAATGTTGGAGGAAAAGCACCTACCGCTGAGTTGAAACTGGATGATTTTCTTCCTGCTGATGACCATTCAGATATTTATGTTTTAGG ATTTCAGGAAATTGTCCCTCTCAATGCTGGTAATGTGCTTGTGATAGAAGACAATGAACCAGCTGCAAGATGGCTTGCTCTTATAAACCGCGTGCTAAATAGACAAGTTGACACTGATGCTGATATTTTTCAGCACAAACCATCTCCCTCCCTTGATTCAACCTCATCCCAATCAACGCCAGGCCTTGATGCTTCATTCTCCAACCGTTCAAGAACTGCTAGCGGCTCTGTAATTTTCCAAAAGTCCTTGAAATCCATCAGGAAATCTTACATGCCATCCCGGAGAAAACAGCTTAAATTCTGCAATTGCCCAGTGGaaatggccaagaaatcctacaAAGATGCTTGCTTTCGGTGCCCACAAGCATATGCTAATGAAATGGACTCTTCAGAAGAGGATGAATTGGATGACAAATTGAACAATATTTTTGGTCTCAATGATGATGGTGTTACTTCGTCTGCCACTGCCTCCAGGGACCAGCTTAAGTATAACCTCATATCTTGCAAACAAATGGTTGGTATCTTTGTCACCGTATGGGCAAAGAAAGAACTAGTGCAGCATATAGGCCATTTGAGAACATCCTGTGTTGGTCGCGGAATAATGGGATATCTTGGAAACAAG GGATGTATATCAGTAAGCATGACACTGTACCAGACGAGCTTTTGTTTCATCTGCAGTCATTTGGCTTCAGGTGAGAAAGAAGGCGATGAGTTGAGGCGGAATTTAGATGTGTTAGAGATTCTGAGGCTCACACAATTTCGAAGGATTTGTAGAAGAGCTGGGCGAAGAATCCCTGAGAAAATTCTTGATCATGA TCGGGCGATATGGTTAGGGGATCTGAACTACCGTATTTCCTTGAGCTATGAAGATACCAAGAAACTTCTGACTGAAAATAACTGGGATGCCCTTTTTGAAAAGGATCAG CTCAATATCCAGCGTGCATCAGGAAGAGCGTTCAAGGGGTGGAGTGAGGAGAAGATATATTTTGCTCCCACATACAAGTACTCTTGCAACTCTGATTCTTATGCTGGAGAGGCTGCTACATCAAAGAAAAAGAGGAGAACCCCAGCCTG GTGTGATAGAATACTATGGCATGGAGATGGTATTTCTCAGTTATCCTACTTCCGAGGGGAGTCTAAATTTTCCGACCATCGTCCTGTCTGTGGAACCTTTATTCTTGAGGTTGAAATGCTAGATGGCAAATCAAAGCGGCGCTCATCAAACACTAACATTAGAATCGGTGCTGAAGAGCTGTTACCGACAAGTAAGCACAACAAAG GAGTGACGGATCTCTCGGTAGCAATGGCGAGTTCTCCGTGCAAGAGGAGCCGTCCTCCTGCCCTcgcgcggctcctcctcctcttcctcctcgccctcctcgccggccgcggcggcgctgcgggggGAGGCGGCAAGGGCAGCTCGGTGTACCCAGCGGCCGTCGTGTACCCGCACCACTCCCGCCAGATCTCCTGGAAACCCCG GGTGTTCCTGTACCAGCACTTCCTCAGCGACGACGAGGCCAACCACCTCATCTCCCTC GCTAGAGCAAAGCTCAAGAGGTCGGTGGTCGCTGATAACTTGTCCGGCAAGAGCACGCTCAGTGAAGTCCGCACCAGCTCGGGCACCTTCCTCAGGAAAGGCCAG GATCCAATTGTTGCGGGTATAGAGGACAAAATTGCTGCATGGACATTCCTTCCAAAAG AGAATGGTGAAGATATCCAAGTCCTGAGATATAAGCGTGGGGAGAAGTATGAACCGCACTATGATTACTTCTCTGACAATGTTCACACTGTCCGTGGTGGTCATCGCTATGCTACTGTTCTTTTGTACTTAACTGATGTAGCAGCAGGAGGGGAAACAGTTTTCCCCTTGGCCGAG GAGTTTGACAACGGTAAAGATGCAACCCTGTCAGAGTGTGCTCAGAAAGGCATTGCAG TGAAACCACGAAAAGGGGACGCACTCCTTTTCTTCAACCTTAAACCAGATGGTACCACCGATACAGTGAGCGGCCATGGTGGATGCCCGGTCATCAAGGGTGAGAAATGGTCAGCTACAAAGTGGATCCGTGTGGCCTCATTCGACAAGGTCCATCACAGGCAAGGCAATTGCACTGATGAGAACGAGAGCTGCGAGAAATGGGCAGCCCTGGGAGAGTGCATAAAGAACCCAGAGTACATGGTGGGAACCGCAGTGTTGCCCGGTTACTGTCGGAGGAGCTGCAACGTGTGTTAG
- the LOC101754295 gene encoding NADH--cytochrome b5 reductase 1, producing MEFLQGQRLETTVALAVAVVAVAAGAAYLFLRSRKPMGCLDPETFREFKLVEKRQLSHNVAKFKFALPTPTSVLGLPIGQHISCRGQDAAGEEVIKPYTPTTLDSDLGHFELVIKMYPQGRMSHHFREMKVGDYLSVKGPKGRFKYQPGQVRAFGMIAGGSGITPMFQVTRAILENPEDNTKVHLIYANVTYDDILLKEELDSMAKNYPDRFKIYYVLNQPPEIWDGGVGFVSKEMIQAHCPAPAADIQVLRCGPPPMNKAMAAHLDDLGYTKEMQFQF from the exons ATGGAGTTCCTGCAGGGGCAGAGGCTGGAGACCACGGTGGCCCTCGCGGTCGCCGTCGTAgccgtggccgccggcgccgcctacCTCTTCCTCCGCAGCAGGAAGCCCATGG GTTGCTTGGACCCTGAGACCTTCAGGGAGTTTAAACTCGTCGAGAAGAGGCAACTGAGCCATAATGTTGCCAAGTTCAAGTTTGCGCTTCCGACACCTACTTCTGTCTTGGGTCTTCCAATAGGACAACATATAAGCTGCAG GGGACAGGATGCCGCTGGTGAGGAAGTAATCAAGCCTTATACTCCCACTACACTGGACTCTGATCTCGGGCACTTTGAGCTTGTTATTAAG ATGTACCCCCAAGGAAGAATGTCTCATCATTTTCGTGAGATGAAAGTCGGCGACTATTTGTCTGTGAAGGGACCTAAG GGCCGTTTCAAGTACCAACCTGGACAAGTGAGAGCATTTGGAATGATAGCTGGAGGATCAGGCATCACCCCAATGTTCCAA GTTACAAGGGCAATTCTTGAGAACCCAGAAGACAATACAAAAGTTCACCTAATCTATGCGAATGTCACATATGATGATATTCTTCTGAag GAAGAACTGGACAGTATGGCAAAAAACTATCCCGATCGTTTCAAGATCTACTATGTCTTGAATCAG CCTCCTGAAATCTGGGACGGCGGTGTTGGGTTCGTGTCAAAGGAAATGATCCAAGCCCATTGCCCAGCGCCTGCTGCCGACATCCAG GTGTTGAGATGCGGGCCTCCTCCCATGAACAAAGCCATGGCCGCGCACCTGGACGATCTTGGCTACACGAAGGAAATGCAGTTCCAGTTCTGA